Proteins encoded in a region of the Neodiprion lecontei isolate iyNeoLeco1 chromosome 5, iyNeoLeco1.1, whole genome shotgun sequence genome:
- the LOC107219207 gene encoding pH-sensitive chloride channel 2 isoform X2: MARSDGCIIFLLWGILLTLKEICLVESVNAMQGSCPALNGASSFTQTELLIELTNDCRYDKMVRPPGEKNDTDPIIVASRAYIYTIQSNMAKTLMMLQFRYLDKRLRFAEIAPHLPQIIGGKSAHDLIWTPSVYVANERSSVIMGNGVKDLLISIDPNGTVLLTSRLAATLNCGLRLEKFPFDVQECPLSFESWSNNVHEMKLVWDDSPILLAKELHLTEYSLVTYWVNESDVSYTVAQQHYGHFAGNFSTISITFKLAREMGFFIMDYYIPSILIVVISWVSFWLHMDASPPRIVLGTNTILAFMTLASKVENSLPKVSYIKASEIWFLGCTIFLFAAMVEFAFVNTIYRRKKNVPLKKVNSKYILKSTLTPRLARKQFQKNTTGLERSRSWSSLDHENANDSVYTSQNYLTVHSFPSSMNIPSVTIEDDREQDSGGSIVTLDTIAAPVSPPKPPTRRATLANLTTFTTMTPQEIAQWIDKRSRIVFPVSFLIFNVLYWSFIWI, encoded by the exons ATGGCTCGTTCGGACGGGTGCATCATCTTCCTTCTCTGGGGGATACTTCTtacattgaaagaaatttgtttGGTGGAAAGTGTCAATGC AATGCAGGGGAGTTGTCCTGCGTTAAATGGTGCAAGCAGCTTTACACAGACTGAACTTTTAATTGAGCTAACAAATGATTGCCGCTACGATAAGATGGTTCGTCCACCGGGTGAAAAGAATGATACTGACCCAATCATAGTCGCTTCGAgagcttatatatatacgatacaatCGAACATGGCAAAAACACTG ATGATGCTGCAGTTCCGGTACCTTGACAAAAGGTTGAGGTTTGCCGAAATTGCTCCTCATTTGCCACAAATTATTGGAGGCAAATCAGCTCATGACCTTATATGGACTCCTTCGGTTTATGTTGCAAATGAACGAAGCTCCGTCATAATGGGTAACGGTGTGAAAGATCTACTTATATCTATCGATCCCAATGGTACGGTTCTCCTCACCTCCAG ACTAGCGGCAACCCTCAACTGTGGCTTGCGACtggaaaaatttccatttgaTGTTCAAGAGTGTCCGCTAAGTTTTGAGAGCT GGTCGAACAATGTTCATGAAATGAAATTGGTGTGGGATGACTCTCCAATACTGTTAGCCAAAGAGCTGCATTTAACTGAGTATAGTCTTGTTACTTATTGGGTGAATGAGTCTGACGTTTCGTACACAGTTGCCCAACAGCACTATGGTCATTTTG CGGGAAACTTCAGCACCATAAGTATTACCTTCAAGCTTGCTCGCGAGATGGGATTCTTCATTATGGATTATTACATACCCTCGATTCTTATCGTCGTTATTTCATGGGTGTCGTTTTGGCTACACATGGACGCGAGTCCTCCAAGAATTGTATTAG GAACGAATACAATTTTGGCATTCATGACACTTGCATCCAAAGTCGAAAACTCACTGCCTAAGGTGTCATATATAAAAGCAAGTGAAATCTGGTTTTTGGGCTGCACAATTTTCCTTTTTGCTGCCATGGTTGAATTTGCATTTGTTAATACAATCTACAGAAgaaa GAAAAATGTGCCCCTCAAAAAGGTGAACAGCAAGTATATTCTTAAGTCAACGTTGACACCAAGACTTGCTCGAAagcaatttcagaaaaatactACCGGTTTGGAACGATCGCGTTCGTGGTCTTCCCTGGATCATGAAAACGCAAATGATTCGGTTTACACAAGTCAAAATTACCTGACTGTGCAC AGTTTTCCAAGCAGCATGAACATTCCTTCTGTTACAATTGAAGACGACAGAGAGCAAGACTCTGGTGGAAGTATCGTGACTTTGGATACCATAGCTGCACCAGTATCTCCACCAAAGCCACCAACACGACGAGCCACTCTCGCTAATCTAACAACTTTTACCACTATGACACCTCAAGAGATTGCTCAGTGGATAGACAAGCGTAGCAGAATAGTGTTCCCAGTCTCGTTTCTCATATTCAACGTTCTTTACTGGTCTTTTATCTGGATATGA
- the LOC107219207 gene encoding pH-sensitive chloride channel 2 isoform X1 — protein sequence MARSDGCIIFLLWGILLTLKEICLVESVNAMQGSCPALNGASSFTQTELLIELTNDCRYDKMVRPPGEKNDTDPIIVASRAYIYTIQSNMAKTLQFDIQMMLQFRYLDKRLRFAEIAPHLPQIIGGKSAHDLIWTPSVYVANERSSVIMGNGVKDLLISIDPNGTVLLTSRLAATLNCGLRLEKFPFDVQECPLSFESWSNNVHEMKLVWDDSPILLAKELHLTEYSLVTYWVNESDVSYTVAQQHYGHFAGNFSTISITFKLAREMGFFIMDYYIPSILIVVISWVSFWLHMDASPPRIVLGTNTILAFMTLASKVENSLPKVSYIKASEIWFLGCTIFLFAAMVEFAFVNTIYRRKKNVPLKKVNSKYILKSTLTPRLARKQFQKNTTGLERSRSWSSLDHENANDSVYTSQNYLTVHSFPSSMNIPSVTIEDDREQDSGGSIVTLDTIAAPVSPPKPPTRRATLANLTTFTTMTPQEIAQWIDKRSRIVFPVSFLIFNVLYWSFIWI from the exons ATGGCTCGTTCGGACGGGTGCATCATCTTCCTTCTCTGGGGGATACTTCTtacattgaaagaaatttgtttGGTGGAAAGTGTCAATGC AATGCAGGGGAGTTGTCCTGCGTTAAATGGTGCAAGCAGCTTTACACAGACTGAACTTTTAATTGAGCTAACAAATGATTGCCGCTACGATAAGATGGTTCGTCCACCGGGTGAAAAGAATGATACTGACCCAATCATAGTCGCTTCGAgagcttatatatatacgatacaatCGAACATGGCAAAAACACTG cAATTTGACATACAGATGATGCTGCAGTTCCGGTACCTTGACAAAAGGTTGAGGTTTGCCGAAATTGCTCCTCATTTGCCACAAATTATTGGAGGCAAATCAGCTCATGACCTTATATGGACTCCTTCGGTTTATGTTGCAAATGAACGAAGCTCCGTCATAATGGGTAACGGTGTGAAAGATCTACTTATATCTATCGATCCCAATGGTACGGTTCTCCTCACCTCCAG ACTAGCGGCAACCCTCAACTGTGGCTTGCGACtggaaaaatttccatttgaTGTTCAAGAGTGTCCGCTAAGTTTTGAGAGCT GGTCGAACAATGTTCATGAAATGAAATTGGTGTGGGATGACTCTCCAATACTGTTAGCCAAAGAGCTGCATTTAACTGAGTATAGTCTTGTTACTTATTGGGTGAATGAGTCTGACGTTTCGTACACAGTTGCCCAACAGCACTATGGTCATTTTG CGGGAAACTTCAGCACCATAAGTATTACCTTCAAGCTTGCTCGCGAGATGGGATTCTTCATTATGGATTATTACATACCCTCGATTCTTATCGTCGTTATTTCATGGGTGTCGTTTTGGCTACACATGGACGCGAGTCCTCCAAGAATTGTATTAG GAACGAATACAATTTTGGCATTCATGACACTTGCATCCAAAGTCGAAAACTCACTGCCTAAGGTGTCATATATAAAAGCAAGTGAAATCTGGTTTTTGGGCTGCACAATTTTCCTTTTTGCTGCCATGGTTGAATTTGCATTTGTTAATACAATCTACAGAAgaaa GAAAAATGTGCCCCTCAAAAAGGTGAACAGCAAGTATATTCTTAAGTCAACGTTGACACCAAGACTTGCTCGAAagcaatttcagaaaaatactACCGGTTTGGAACGATCGCGTTCGTGGTCTTCCCTGGATCATGAAAACGCAAATGATTCGGTTTACACAAGTCAAAATTACCTGACTGTGCAC AGTTTTCCAAGCAGCATGAACATTCCTTCTGTTACAATTGAAGACGACAGAGAGCAAGACTCTGGTGGAAGTATCGTGACTTTGGATACCATAGCTGCACCAGTATCTCCACCAAAGCCACCAACACGACGAGCCACTCTCGCTAATCTAACAACTTTTACCACTATGACACCTCAAGAGATTGCTCAGTGGATAGACAAGCGTAGCAGAATAGTGTTCCCAGTCTCGTTTCTCATATTCAACGTTCTTTACTGGTCTTTTATCTGGATATGA